A single region of the Pectinophora gossypiella chromosome 2, ilPecGoss1.1, whole genome shotgun sequence genome encodes:
- the LOC126375086 gene encoding phosphatidylinositol glycan anchor biosynthesis class U protein: MAVILKYLVAGLVRFWLIHIDYWQTIANRVEIATPLNSWKRLVEGVYLYDHNINPYEGDSFHESPIMLVFFHFLMKRVPFLLPAFFTILDLLTAYLLYKTSKAFARIFKESQENMLHNVEEESKTMLLNDAHLKEASEYVLSVYLFNPYSVLNCAGMTTTVIQNFLVAASLWGAASGYRILACAFIALATHQALYPVLLIVPIAILLADVNKGCNKCSYIRTLLVFVLCWGFLIYISAHIMDGSYQYVYNTYGFILTVPDLKPNIGLFWYFFTEMFEHFRLLFVCAFQINALALYVVPLTLRFKKEPVLLATVLIALSTIFRSYPCIGDVGFYLALLPMWKHLFTFMQQKFIVGCAFIITSALGPTVWHLWIYSGSANANFFFGVTLSFATAQIFLITDLLFAYIKREFTLKHGSSRLLDGKPAKLVLR; encoded by the exons ATGGCTGTTATATTGAAGTATCTAGTTGCCGGCTTAGTGCGGTTTTGGCTTATTCATATAGATTATTGGCAAACGATAGCAAATCGAGTTGAAATAGCTACTCCTCTGAACTCATGGAAGAGGTTAGTCGAGGGCGTCTACTTATACGACCACAATATAAACCCCTACGAAGGAGACTCGTTCCATGAGTCGCCTATAATGTTGGTGTTCTTCCACTTCCTGATGAAAAGGGTACCTTTCTTGCTACCGGCATTTTTTACTATTCTAGACCTGTTGACAGCGTACTTGCTGTACAAAACTTCTAAGGCATTTGCGCGGATTTTTAAAGAGTCCCAAGAGAATATGCTGCATAATGTTGAGGAAGAATCGAAGACCATGTTACTAAATGATGCACACCTGAAGGAAGCATCAGAGTATGTACTATCTGTGTATTTATTCAATCCATACTCAGTGCTCAACTGTGCAGGAATGACAACAACTGTAATACAGAACTTCTTGGTAGCTGCTTCATTGTGGGGTGCTGCAAGTGGATACAGGATACTAGCCTGTGCCTTCATAGCACTAGCCACACACCAAGCACTGTACCCTGTGCTACTGATAGTGCCCATTGCGATTCTCCTGGCAGATGTGAACAAAGGCTGCAACAAATGCTCATACATTCGTACATTACTGGTGTTTGTACTGTGTTGGGGTTTCTTGATCTATATCTCTGCACATATAATGGATGGCTCATACCAATATGTCTACAATACCTATggatttat ATTGACAGTGCCTGACTTGAAGCCAAATATCGGGTTATTCTGGTACTTCTTCACTGAGATGTTTGAGCATTTCCGGCTGCTGTTTGTATGTGCATTCCAAATCAATGCATTGGCCTTATATGTGGTCCCACTGACATTAAGGTTTAAGAAAGAACCGGTGCTACTTGCAACAGTGCTCATTGCACTTTCTACTATATTCAGATCGTACCCCTGCATTGGCGATGTTGGATTTTATTTGGCTTTACTACCAATGTGGAAGCATCTGTTCACTT tcaTGCAGCAGAAATTCATTGTGGGCTGTGCATTCATCATCACTTCAGCACTTGGACCGACTGTCTGGCACCTTTGGATCTACTCTGGCTCCGCAAATGCCAATTTCTTCTTTGGAGTGACATTATCCTTTGCTACAGCTCAAATATTTCTTATAACTGATTTACTTTTTGCTTATATTAAGAGGGAGTTTACTCTTAAACATGGGTCATCTCGTCTACTGGATGGAAAACCGGCCAAATTAGTACTTCGATAA